From Mustela erminea isolate mMusErm1 chromosome 1, mMusErm1.Pri, whole genome shotgun sequence, a single genomic window includes:
- the KHSRP gene encoding far upstream element-binding protein 2 isoform X2: MSDYSTGGGSAGGPSQPPGGGGPGIRKDAFADAVQRARQIAAKIGGDAATTVNNSTPDFGFGGQKRQLEDGDQPESKKLASQGDSISSQLGPIHPPPRTSMTEEYRVPDGMVGLIIGRGGEQINKIQQDSGCKVQISPDSGGLPERSVSLTGAPESVQKAKMMLDDIVSRGRGGPPGQFHDNANGGQNGTVQEIMIPAGKAGLVIGKGGETIKQLQERAGVKMILIQDGSQNTNVDKPLRIIGDPYKVQQACEMVMDILRERDQGGFGDRNEYGSRIGGGIDVPVPRHSVGVVIGRSGEMIKKIQNDAGVRIQFKQDDGTGPEKIAHIMGPPDRCEHAARIINDLLQSLRSGPPGPPGGPGMPPGGRGRGRGQGNWGPPGGEMTFSIPTHKCGLVIGRGGENVKAINQQTGAFVEISRQLPPNGDPNFKLFIIRGSPQQIDHAKQLIEEKIEGPLCPVGPGPGGPGPAGPMGPFNPGPFNQGPPGAPPHAGGPPPHQYPPQGWGNTYPQWQPPAPHDPNKAAAAADPNAAWAAYYSHYYQQPPGPVPGPAPAPAAPPAQGEPPQPPPAGQSDYTKAWEEYYKKIGQQPQQPGAPPQQDYTKAWEEYYKKQAQVATGGGPGAPPGSQPDYSAAWAEYYRQQAAYYGQTPGPGGPQPPPTQQGQQQASGNCHPPPPPFSFQPPATVHPALVGSAGNPFPCGVCP; the protein is encoded by the exons ATCGCAGCCAAAATTGGAGGCGACGCTGCTACCACAGTGAACAACAGCACTCCTGATTTTGGGTTTGGGGGCCAAAAGAGGCAGTTAGAAGATGGAG acCAACCGGAGAGCAAGAAACTGGCTTCCCAGGGAGACT CCATCAGTTCTCAACTTGGACCCATCCATCCTCCCCCCAG GACTTCAATGACAGAAGAGTACAGGGTCCCAGACGGCATGGTGGGACTGA TCATCGGCAGAGGAGGCgaacagatcaacaaaatccAGCAGGACTCAGGCTGCAAAGTCCAGATCTCTCCAG acAGCGGCGGCCTACCCGAGCGCAGCGTGTCCTTGACAGGAGCCCCAGAATCTGTCCA GAAAGCAAAGATGATGCTGGATGACATTGTCTCTCGGGGTCGTGGGGGGCCCCCAGGACAGTTCCACGACAATGCCAATGGGGGCCAGAACGGCACCGTGCAGGAAATCATGATCCCCGCGGGCAAGGCCGGCCTGGTCATCGGCAAAGGCGGGGAGACAATTAAGCAGCTgcag GAGCGAGCGGGAGTGAAGATGATTTTAATTCAAGACGGCTCCCAGAACACGAATGTGGACAAGCCTCTCCGCATCATCGGGGACCCTTACAAAGTGCAG CAAGCCTGTGAGATGGTGATGGACATCCTCCGGGAGCGCGACCAGGGCGGCTTTGGGGACCGGAACGAGTACGGATCCCGGATCGGCGGGGGCATTGAT GTGCCAGTCCCCAGGCATTCTGTCGGGGTGGTCATCGGCCGGAGTGGAGAAATGATCAAGAAGATCCAGAACGACGCTGGCGTGCGGATACAGTTCAAGCAAG ACGACGGGACAGGTCCTGAGAAGATCGCTCACATAATGGGGCCCCCAGACCGGTGCGAGCACGCGGCGCGGATCATCAACGATCTCCTCCAGAGCCTCAGG AGTGGTCCCCCCGGCCCACCAGGGGGTCCTGGCATGCCCCCAGGGGGCCGGGGACGAGGAAGGGGCCAAGGCAACTGGGGCCCTCCTGGCGGAGAGATGACCTTCTCCATCCCCACTCACAAGTGTGGGCTGGTCATCGGCAGAG GCGGGGAGAACGTGAAAGCCATAAACCAGCAGACGGGCGCCTTCGTGGAGATCTCCCGGCAGCTGCCGCCCAACGGGGACCCCAACTTCAAGTTGTTCATCATCCGGGGCTCACCCCAGCAGATTGACCATGCCAAGCAGCTCATTGAGGAGAAGATTGAG GGTCCCCTCTGCCCAGTTGGACCAGGCCCAGGGGGACCAGGCCCTGCAGGCCCCATGGGGCCCTTCAACCCTGGGCCTTTCAATCAGGGGCCACCTGGGGCTCCCCCGCA CGCGGGGGGTCCCCCTCCTCACCAGTACCCACCCCAGGGCTGGGGCAATACCTACCCCCAGTGGCAACCACCTGCTCCTCATGACCCGA ATAAAGCTGCAGCCGCCGCAGACCCCAACGCCGCCTGGGCCGCCTACTACTCACACTACTACCAGCAGCCCCCAGGCCCTGTGCCCGGCCCTGCACCGGCCCCCGCGGCCCCCCCTGCCCAGGGCGAgccccctcagcccccacccGCCGGCCAGTCAGACTACACTAAGGCCTGGGAAGAGTATTACAAAAAGATCG GCCAGCAGCCGCAGCAGCCCGGAGCGCCGCCGCAGCAGGACTACACGAAGGCCTGGGAGGAGTACTACAAGAAGCAGG CTCAAGTGGCCACCGGAGGGGGTCCGGGAGCacccccaggctcccagccagACTACAGTGCCGCCTGGGCCGAATATTACAGACAGCAAGCCGCTTACTACGGACAGACCCCAGGTCCCGGCGGCCCCCAGCCTCCGCCCACacagcagggacagcagcaggcaaGTGGGAATtgccaccctcctcctcctcctttttccttccaaCCCCCGGCCACCGTCCATCCTGCCTTAGTGGGTAGCGCCGGAAATCCCTTCCCCTGCGGGGTGTGTCCTTGA